The proteins below are encoded in one region of bacterium:
- a CDS encoding thrombospondin type 3 repeat-containing protein, which produces MRIVRRETISWKSTISLFVSLISLCILVLAPFFHLRAGICQEASSDSFFSQDIDGDGIEDINDNCMFSFNPDQLDKDSDSTGDACDESPCGVDPGSTIPSIIPEVETCDLPGGEAVIAIRASREVDISSWTMILYYDRPDIISFQGLSKGELTGGEAYSLGADSYAVGDLGKVVITGQAPLLTVGQGIICYVRFAVLAESPDGALIHLAFADGDNTLRCASSLDAVVIPREPAPDSDRDGVADETDNCPAMANPDQADHDGDGVGDQCDNCPNLPNPDQLDQDGDGIGDSCDNCILTFNPDQGDTDGDGFGNPCDNCPALANPAQGDTDADGVGDFCDNCPVEPNRDQADGNGNGIGDACEECPDADYDSVCDLGDNCPAVSNPDQMDWDRDGRGDVCDTPPALLCPDNLTVEAEQPEGVAVSQGDIARFLLSVEVFGQEGTRLTHDAPDLFGIGTTTVTFTATDPSGGMATCQAQVMVQDTEPPRITCPGDITVEALSPQGALATDPDIQVFLHGASAVDATGEPQVEAASSAQVFPLGTTPVTFIARDDYGHESSCEAQVIVQDTTPPVLRLPEDITVNQEQPDGTPASSAPIAAFLSGASAIDLADPAVSISVISAVPQVFPLGKTAVTFKAIDRSGNAAEGWAIVKVVPAVLTLTITADTTLSADNRLYDRHNLIVDGCSLIIQGEHELAGLTLRRGARVSHQPADSAGLNLWISELLDIDSTSRIAADGLGLPGAKAAGNENNSYGQAIDPNTLAVKQEGNAPRIGGSYGGLGGRGTLLQPFTGGYGNFINPTLPGSGGGGDGERGGGGGGGIIRILARRIQLDGRISANGEPARPEGGAGSGGSIYLEADSLAGSGTVEANGGSNQVDGISGCGGGGRIALHVSNLSLPDQAYRACGGKCQENSGLNGSAGTIYLETGQAEQNTNSAARSRTNKRFLDERPASGILIVDNRSIISPNTTPVLAPTGRTGSIALFRIIVQNGGSLEIPAGIQMTVDEEISVQENSGLSVQKGSTLSATRVRVEGRSCLLVQDGSDVAIDTMSVSRDSSLSPQSLKNIRLPSLLPEFTLQPASGEAPLTVQFIDRSLGYITSWQWEFGDGESSSRQNPVHTYTSAGSFTVTLTVSGPEETKSLARPDAVVTTVHPSPASTVWSGEITIDHDILIPEDESLVIQPGSVVRCLGNFGLTVRGPLCSIGRPDSPILFTSSENTWKGLTITSSETSIQHCRFEKVRADGRSALTVKNAAPFVADNLFRHNSIGLALENSGGRYVHNTLVENSLAAIWLDNSISSGPLTIRRNLIAQNGTGILIVHTDQNISLTENNFQAQADYHLQNLSATNISVPDNWWSQRPLTSTRAASDQVAGIAGLIYDYQENAQCGQVIYQPFLQTPHLAAPIPYVSGILFLPAESGAALSWEPLAASDIQGYRLYIQASGTGDDPDFRLLQEVKGKTSATLPGFFPDRRYAVTAYDREGNESRCAILPPIPTGFSVLSAGEGIRILFDQDRESDLIGYWLSYGTVKDRIGSNLNPLTSRKVFITSGEMSSFTLANDITWYLSLAACDRLANTSFPTAALSFIHTPSQVSFQKTLDGGTDPGHYRMISIPVQTSSNQITQLLAPILGEYNPHTWRLFRYDPDRRTYREFPDVSTLFPGESVWIISRETKTINFSGQTAPTTENFRIPLKPGWNQIGNPFHFPVSWEDIYRLNDKTVRNRLYQYQAQPSSPYVLADVLVAGEGYWVKNILNHEADLLIPPISQKLPAARLKSAEAVLGLSETDLHDLPPPPPQGFSQHDRRGTEHKAACFLEFCKAGFGSRFSVLLYSWIIPVLGSYLSLALLLALYCLGLLLIFGPLLFLVRRIHLFHPPHPALKPPVELLARIPFRPGLMLFLCFLLAFFALPLWAGQGDNALQQGIQKFRDQQYQEAAALFREAIQADPSGPKNHLYLGLTYYQQDMLDEAQEEINKALALGPGSEYAELARKYQEMIRQKKKKLLLSLSASLQYDDNVILTPYSSEAEPIDRADWKNTLVLTSRIRPFFSRRITPLLVGYDFYQGLNHEFHDYNIQGHIGTIAFGYRKAPWRMEFKSALNYFFLDKSDYLRGQDTNLLVALERSRSRQYEISGSYQEKIFFSQAIKDATRYQLGIQKVCLSRDRKKQFRPGYSYGRETANPDYLSYQEHELSANYRTPFLYQTQLSLKGSYVIRDYLHPDPSCDWRERKDNKRTVSGTVVKKLGGEYNLSLQYSRTVNHSNLNHEGLDKRYRRNLYTVGISRQF; this is translated from the coding sequence ATTATCTGTTATGTCCGGTTCGCTGTTCTGGCTGAATCCCCGGATGGGGCGCTCATTCACCTTGCCTTTGCCGATGGCGATAATACCCTGCGCTGTGCCTCCAGCCTGGATGCTGTCGTGATTCCCAGGGAGCCGGCCCCTGATTCCGACAGGGACGGGGTTGCGGATGAAACTGACAATTGCCCGGCCATGGCGAATCCGGATCAGGCAGACCATGACGGAGACGGTGTGGGAGATCAGTGCGACAACTGCCCCAATCTGCCCAATCCAGACCAGCTCGATCAGGATGGGGACGGCATTGGAGACTCCTGCGATAACTGTATCCTGACTTTCAACCCCGATCAGGGGGATACCGATGGCGATGGTTTTGGAAATCCCTGTGATAACTGTCCGGCACTGGCGAATCCGGCTCAGGGGGATACTGATGCGGATGGAGTGGGTGATTTCTGCGACAATTGCCCGGTGGAACCCAATCGGGACCAGGCCGATGGGAACGGGAACGGCATCGGCGATGCCTGTGAGGAGTGCCCTGATGCCGATTACGACTCGGTCTGCGACCTGGGGGACAACTGCCCGGCGGTCTCCAATCCTGACCAGATGGACTGGGACAGGGATGGCAGGGGAGATGTCTGCGATACCCCCCCTGCCCTGCTCTGCCCTGACAATCTCACGGTTGAGGCCGAGCAACCGGAGGGAGTAGCAGTTAGTCAGGGCGATATAGCCCGTTTCCTTCTCTCCGTCGAGGTTTTTGGCCAGGAAGGAACCAGGCTGACTCACGATGCCCCCGACCTGTTCGGGATCGGGACCACGACCGTAACCTTTACCGCCACCGATCCCAGCGGCGGCATGGCAACCTGCCAGGCTCAGGTTATGGTGCAGGATACCGAGCCGCCCCGAATAACCTGTCCGGGCGATATTACCGTCGAGGCCCTGTCGCCTCAAGGGGCTCTGGCCACGGACCCGGATATCCAGGTTTTTTTGCATGGGGCATCTGCTGTCGATGCCACCGGCGAACCACAGGTGGAAGCTGCTTCATCGGCCCAGGTTTTTCCTCTGGGAACAACCCCGGTAACTTTTATCGCCAGGGATGATTACGGCCATGAATCATCCTGCGAGGCGCAGGTGATTGTGCAGGACACCACCCCGCCTGTCCTCAGACTGCCGGAGGATATTACCGTAAATCAGGAACAGCCCGATGGCACTCCGGCTTCCAGCGCTCCGATTGCCGCCTTTCTGTCCGGGGCCTCGGCCATTGATCTTGCTGATCCTGCGGTCTCGATCAGCGTTATATCTGCGGTACCGCAGGTTTTTCCCCTGGGAAAGACGGCAGTTACCTTCAAGGCCATTGACCGCTCCGGCAATGCTGCCGAAGGCTGGGCCATAGTCAAGGTGGTTCCGGCTGTCCTGACCCTGACCATCACTGCCGATACCACCCTGTCGGCTGACAACCGGCTCTATGATCGTCACAATCTGATTGTTGACGGCTGCTCCCTGATTATCCAGGGAGAACATGAGCTTGCCGGTCTGACTCTTCGCCGTGGAGCCAGGGTTTCCCACCAGCCCGCAGATTCTGCAGGGCTCAATCTCTGGATCAGCGAGCTGCTCGACATCGATTCGACAAGCCGGATTGCTGCCGACGGCCTGGGCCTTCCCGGAGCAAAGGCCGCAGGCAACGAGAATAACTCGTACGGTCAGGCCATTGACCCCAATACCCTGGCTGTCAAGCAAGAGGGCAATGCTCCCCGCATTGGAGGAAGCTATGGCGGACTCGGAGGCAGGGGAACTCTCCTTCAGCCATTTACGGGCGGGTACGGGAATTTTATCAATCCCACCCTGCCGGGGAGCGGCGGAGGTGGTGACGGTGAGCGGGGAGGAGGCGGCGGCGGCGGGATTATCCGCATCCTGGCCCGGCGGATTCAGCTCGACGGACGGATCTCGGCCAATGGCGAGCCAGCCCGTCCGGAGGGCGGTGCCGGGAGCGGCGGATCGATTTACCTCGAGGCGGACTCCCTGGCTGGCTCCGGGACCGTCGAGGCCAATGGCGGCAGCAACCAGGTGGATGGGATCTCCGGCTGCGGCGGAGGGGGAAGAATAGCCCTGCATGTATCGAACCTCTCCCTGCCTGATCAGGCATATCGAGCCTGCGGAGGAAAGTGCCAGGAAAATTCAGGACTGAATGGCTCTGCCGGAACCATATATCTTGAAACCGGGCAGGCAGAGCAAAACACCAATAGTGCGGCCAGAAGCCGCACCAATAAGCGATTCCTCGATGAGCGGCCAGCCTCCGGCATCCTGATCGTGGATAATCGATCGATTATCAGTCCGAATACCACGCCGGTTCTCGCTCCCACGGGGCGGACCGGGAGCATTGCTCTTTTCAGGATCATAGTTCAAAACGGCGGTTCCCTGGAAATCCCGGCAGGGATCCAGATGACAGTGGATGAGGAAATCAGCGTGCAGGAGAATTCCGGACTGTCAGTCCAGAAAGGAAGCACTCTCTCGGCCACCCGGGTCAGGGTGGAAGGTCGATCCTGCCTTCTGGTCCAGGACGGAAGCGACGTGGCAATCGACACCATGTCAGTCAGCCGGGATTCATCCTTAAGCCCGCAAAGCCTGAAAAACATCAGACTGCCTTCCCTCTTGCCTGAGTTCACCCTCCAGCCCGCCTCCGGCGAGGCTCCCCTGACGGTGCAGTTTATTGACCGCAGTCTCGGCTATATCACAAGCTGGCAGTGGGAATTCGGGGATGGAGAATCGAGCAGCCGGCAAAATCCAGTTCACACCTATACCAGCGCCGGTAGTTTTACCGTGACCCTGACGGTCAGCGGACCTGAAGAGACAAAATCCCTGGCCCGGCCTGATGCGGTTGTAACTACGGTCCATCCTTCCCCAGCCTCTACTGTCTGGTCCGGAGAGATCACCATCGATCATGATATACTCATCCCTGAAGATGAATCTCTGGTTATTCAGCCGGGGAGCGTGGTCCGCTGCCTCGGCAACTTCGGCCTGACCGTCCGCGGTCCCCTGTGCTCAATCGGCAGGCCAGACAGCCCGATCCTGTTCACCTCTTCTGAAAATACCTGGAAGGGATTGACCATCACCTCTTCGGAAACCTCCATCCAGCACTGCCGGTTCGAAAAGGTACGGGCAGATGGTCGGTCCGCTCTGACCGTGAAAAATGCCGCCCCGTTTGTGGCCGATAATCTTTTCCGGCACAACAGCATCGGCCTGGCACTCGAAAACAGCGGCGGCAGGTACGTACACAATACCCTGGTGGAAAACAGCCTGGCCGCCATCTGGCTCGATAACTCAATATCCTCCGGCCCGCTGACCATTCGCCGGAACCTGATAGCTCAGAACGGCACCGGCATTCTCATTGTGCACACTGACCAGAATATCAGCCTGACTGAAAATAACTTCCAGGCCCAGGCAGACTACCACCTGCAAAACCTCTCGGCCACGAATATATCGGTACCGGACAACTGGTGGAGTCAGCGGCCTTTGACCTCGACCCGGGCCGCTTCGGACCAGGTTGCCGGGATCGCCGGTCTGATCTATGATTACCAGGAGAATGCCCAATGCGGACAGGTAATATATCAACCCTTCCTTCAGACACCGCACCTGGCCGCACCGATACCGTATGTTTCCGGCATTCTCTTTCTGCCTGCCGAATCAGGCGCTGCCCTGAGCTGGGAACCTCTGGCAGCGTCGGATATTCAAGGCTACCGCCTCTATATCCAGGCCAGTGGGACCGGCGATGATCCGGATTTTCGTCTGCTTCAGGAAGTCAAGGGGAAGACCTCGGCTACCCTCCCCGGATTTTTCCCTGATCGCCGATATGCCGTAACTGCCTATGACCGGGAGGGAAACGAAAGCCGCTGCGCCATACTGCCCCCAATCCCGACCGGCTTTTCGGTGCTGTCCGCCGGTGAGGGCATCCGGATCCTGTTTGATCAAGATCGGGAATCCGATCTTATCGGCTACTGGCTCTCCTATGGCACCGTGAAAGACAGGATTGGATCAAACCTGAATCCTCTGACCAGCCGGAAAGTTTTCATAACGAGCGGGGAGATGTCCTCCTTCACGCTGGCCAATGATATTACCTGGTATCTTTCCCTCGCTGCCTGTGACCGGCTGGCAAACACGAGCTTTCCTACGGCAGCCCTGAGCTTTATCCATACGCCGTCGCAGGTCAGCTTTCAAAAAACCCTGGACGGCGGGACTGATCCCGGCCACTACCGGATGATTTCCATTCCGGTGCAGACTTCGAGCAACCAGATCACTCAACTGCTTGCCCCGATTCTGGGGGAATATAATCCCCATACCTGGAGGCTGTTCCGCTATGATCCTGACCGGAGGACATACCGGGAATTTCCGGACGTTTCCACCCTCTTCCCCGGTGAATCGGTCTGGATCATCAGCCGGGAAACGAAAACTATCAATTTTTCCGGCCAGACTGCCCCGACCACCGAAAATTTCCGGATTCCGTTGAAGCCAGGCTGGAACCAGATCGGGAACCCATTTCACTTTCCCGTCAGTTGGGAGGATATCTACCGGCTGAATGACAAAACCGTCCGAAACAGGCTCTACCAGTATCAGGCCCAGCCATCTTCTCCCTATGTCCTGGCCGATGTTCTGGTTGCAGGAGAAGGCTATTGGGTCAAGAATATTCTGAATCATGAAGCGGACCTGCTCATCCCTCCAATCTCACAGAAGCTGCCCGCAGCCAGGCTCAAAAGTGCGGAGGCCGTGCTTGGGTTGTCGGAGACCGATCTGCACGACCTTCCACCCCCTCCGCCGCAGGGATTCAGCCAGCATGACCGCAGGGGGACGGAACATAAGGCAGCATGCTTTCTGGAGTTCTGCAAGGCGGGATTTGGCAGCCGATTCTCTGTCTTGCTCTATTCCTGGATCATTCCTGTCCTTGGGAGCTATCTCAGCCTTGCCTTACTCCTGGCGCTGTATTGCCTCGGCCTGTTGCTCATTTTCGGCCCGCTGCTTTTCCTGGTCAGGCGGATCCATCTATTCCATCCCCCTCATCCTGCATTGAAACCTCCGGTGGAACTCCTGGCCCGGATACCGTTCCGCCCCGGTCTCATGCTTTTCCTCTGCTTTCTCCTGGCTTTCTTCGCCCTTCCCCTGTGGGCGGGCCAGGGTGATAATGCCCTGCAGCAGGGAATTCAAAAATTCCGGGACCAGCAGTACCAGGAAGCGGCTGCGCTGTTTCGGGAGGCCATTCAAGCCGACCCATCCGGACCGAAAAACCACCTTTACCTGGGGCTGACGTATTATCAGCAGGACATGCTGGACGAGGCCCAGGAAGAGATCAACAAGGCCCTGGCATTAGGCCCTGGTTCAGAATACGCCGAGTTGGCCAGAAAGTATCAGGAGATGATCAGGCAGAAGAAAAAAAAGCTCCTGCTCTCGCTTTCGGCTTCTCTCCAGTATGACGATAATGTCATTTTGACCCCCTACTCGTCCGAGGCAGAGCCGATTGACAGAGCGGACTGGAAAAACACCCTGGTTCTCACCAGCCGCATTCGCCCTTTTTTCAGCAGGCGCATCACCCCTCTCCTGGTTGGGTACGATTTTTATCAGGGCCTGAACCATGAGTTTCACGACTACAATATCCAGGGTCATATCGGTACCATCGCCTTCGGATACCGGAAAGCCCCCTGGCGGATGGAGTTCAAGTCTGCCCTCAACTACTTTTTCCTGGATAAAAGCGATTACCTGAGAGGGCAGGATACGAATTTACTCGTTGCCCTGGAGCGGAGCAGGAGCAGGCAGTACGAGATTTCAGGCAGTTATCAGGAGAAAATCTTTTTCAGCCAGGCAATCAAGGATGCTACCAGATATCAGCTCGGAATTCAGAAGGTTTGCCTGTCCAGGGATCGTAAGAAGCAATTCAGGCCGGGTTACAGCTATGGCCGGGAGACCGCAAACCCTGATTATCTCTCCTATCAGGAGCACGAGCTGTCGGCCAACTACCGCACCCCCTTCCTGTACCAGACTCAACTGAGTCTCAAGGGCAGTTATGTTATCAGAGATTATCTCCATCCCGACCCCTCCTGTGACTGGCGGGAAAGGAAGGATAACAAGAGGACGGTCAGCGGCACGGTAGTGAAAAAGCTTGGCGGGGAATATAACCTCTCCCTGCAATACAGCAGGACTGTCAACCACTCCAATCTCAACCATGAGGGACTGGATAAACGGTACCGGCGAAATCTGTATACCGTCGGTATTTCCAGGCAGTTTTGA
- a CDS encoding FecR domain-containing protein yields MAECQSLNRKSGVREKKRQGHHFYQESGARSQQSGVRSQKSEASLSLATDHWPLTTGDTETQRKAWGKVPAENRVSGWFILFLVAGVLSAACWCFAPSVLHAASMPVGTVDLVEGVAFVRHELQQSAARIQAGDKVYPRDEITTRSGAKVKITFVTRSTIHLGGDSHLIIKSVLYAPQKSLNRSFFKLPVGRIRAIVEKFSSPDSKFEVETKTAVAGVVGTREIIAAGLDPETGQDTTQTVCEEGQVAVRSSDPKIQGEVVLDPLEQSFTRENEAPEDKVKITREQLEEMIQETTITPGGKSPDKADDSLKKEEKKKDDKAEVKNTGEKKDTGEKKDTGEKNNTDEKKAAGEKNDTGKKEETAGAGENKKGEPSVRGVFIPPVGQAVLTPGGRDGSAAAGQDGQMKSREMGTETGTERQPQSRQIDNTPAEQHGQGGGAGLVQTTGEAADDSQGKPSPEERQSPGPAVKDNQEPDMSGRFLGPAASEVKIPENSSIPDRDKELPPDQDKGLPGIQNPLVEPDNLNDTPGSRTLDDTDNPLPRGLMGGDAAGVSEDIGSAESLVGKDDGWIPDPQVDPGTNLGMSPEEETEILPQSYDNIIEKITEIEGDFLQTMEKLPGPPPPPE; encoded by the coding sequence ATGGCTGAATGTCAATCCCTGAACCGGAAATCAGGAGTAAGAGAAAAGAAAAGACAAGGACACCACTTTTATCAGGAGTCAGGAGCCAGGAGCCAGCAGTCAGGAGTGAGAAGTCAGAAGTCAGAAGCAAGCCTTTCACTGGCCACTGACCACTGGCCACTGACCACTGGAGACACAGAGACCCAGAGAAAAGCATGGGGAAAAGTCCCCGCTGAAAACCGGGTATCCGGATGGTTCATTTTATTTCTGGTGGCCGGTGTTTTGAGTGCAGCTTGCTGGTGCTTTGCCCCGTCGGTCCTGCATGCCGCCTCCATGCCGGTCGGAACCGTGGACCTGGTCGAGGGCGTGGCTTTTGTGCGGCATGAGCTTCAGCAGTCAGCAGCCCGGATCCAGGCAGGGGACAAGGTCTATCCCCGTGATGAGATCACCACGCGGAGCGGGGCCAAGGTCAAGATCACCTTTGTCACCCGTTCCACTATCCATCTAGGGGGAGACTCTCATCTGATTATCAAGTCGGTTCTGTACGCACCGCAAAAATCCCTGAACAGGTCATTCTTCAAACTCCCTGTCGGCAGGATCAGGGCTATAGTGGAAAAATTCAGCAGCCCTGACTCCAAATTCGAAGTGGAAACCAAAACCGCAGTCGCCGGTGTAGTAGGCACCAGAGAAATCATCGCCGCCGGACTGGATCCTGAAACCGGCCAGGATACCACTCAGACAGTGTGCGAAGAAGGGCAGGTTGCGGTCAGAAGCAGTGATCCGAAGATTCAGGGAGAGGTTGTCCTGGACCCTCTGGAACAGTCGTTTACCAGGGAAAACGAGGCACCGGAGGATAAGGTGAAAATCACCCGGGAGCAACTGGAAGAGATGATCCAGGAAACAACGATTACACCAGGAGGGAAGTCCCCGGACAAGGCTGATGATTCCCTGAAAAAGGAGGAAAAGAAAAAGGACGACAAGGCCGAGGTGAAGAACACCGGAGAAAAAAAAGATACCGGGGAGAAGAAGGACACCGGTGAAAAGAACAATACCGATGAAAAGAAGGCCGCCGGGGAGAAGAATGATACCGGGAAAAAGGAGGAAACAGCCGGAGCCGGGGAGAATAAGAAAGGCGAGCCATCTGTCAGGGGAGTGTTTATTCCTCCGGTCGGACAGGCTGTATTAACGCCAGGCGGCAGGGATGGCTCGGCAGCGGCAGGACAGGATGGACAGATGAAGAGCAGAGAGATGGGGACAGAGACCGGCACCGAACGCCAGCCACAGTCCAGACAGATTGACAATACTCCGGCAGAGCAGCATGGCCAGGGAGGAGGAGCCGGACTCGTTCAGACCACGGGAGAAGCCGCAGATGACAGCCAGGGGAAACCTTCCCCCGAAGAGAGGCAAAGTCCCGGGCCGGCGGTGAAAGATAACCAGGAACCGGATATGAGCGGCCGTTTCCTTGGGCCAGCAGCTTCGGAAGTAAAAATCCCGGAAAACAGCTCCATCCCGGACCGGGATAAGGAACTGCCGCCCGATCAGGACAAGGGACTTCCCGGCATACAAAACCCGCTGGTGGAACCGGATAACCTGAATGATACGCCCGGCAGCCGAACGCTGGATGATACCGACAATCCCCTTCCCCGTGGCCTCATGGGAGGCGATGCCGCAGGAGTGAGTGAGGACATTGGATCAGCGGAGAGTCTCGTTGGAAAAGATGATGGCTGGATACCCGATCCTCAAGTAGATCCTGGAACCAATCTGGGAATGAGCCCTGAAGAGGAAACGGAAATTCTCCCCCAGTCTTACGATAATATTATTGAAAAAATAACTGAGATTGAAGGAGATTTTCTCCAGACGATGGAAAAGCTCCCCGGTCCCCCTCCTCCGCCGGAATGA
- a CDS encoding glycosyltransferase yields the protein MRILILTVGSQGDVMPYVALGLGLQAAGHDVSLATHAAYQALVRYHGLSSAVVGGDPREVFAGEGGQARLETIRDPLLFMRLCVRNFRPFISGLRLRIKRLLDDSWKVCQGAEAIIFSPTAKAGYHLAEKLGVPCFMAPLQPISRTRAFPSLLMPPGLRLGGTFNLLTHILFEQFFWQLFRQQFNQWRQETLNLPPLTLSSPYSRQKKQPIPFLYGYSPSVVPKPPDWPSWLHVTGYWFLDSAPEWQPSEDLAAFLAEGPPPVYIGFGSMIDRNAKSVTHMALEALVQSGQRGILQAGWTGLGETELPDGVFRIETSPHDWLFPQMAAVVHHGGAGTVAAGLRAGVPSIITPAMADQPFWGKRVAELGVGPNPIPYRRLSVERLLAAIRIATGNKDMQERAAALGRRIRSEDGVNRAVCAFHSHLPRPRR from the coding sequence ATGCGCATTTTAATTTTGACGGTTGGCTCTCAGGGCGATGTTATGCCTTATGTTGCCCTGGGACTGGGACTCCAGGCGGCTGGCCATGATGTTTCCCTGGCCACTCATGCCGCTTATCAGGCTTTGGTCAGGTATCACGGATTATCCTCTGCGGTTGTGGGAGGTGATCCCCGGGAGGTGTTTGCCGGTGAAGGGGGGCAGGCCCGGCTGGAAACCATTCGTGACCCGCTCCTGTTCATGAGGCTCTGTGTCCGGAATTTCCGGCCCTTTATCAGTGGCCTGCGGCTGCGCATAAAGCGGCTTCTGGATGATTCCTGGAAGGTATGTCAGGGAGCAGAAGCGATTATTTTCTCTCCGACCGCTAAAGCAGGCTACCATCTTGCCGAGAAACTGGGCGTGCCATGCTTTATGGCCCCGCTTCAGCCGATAAGCCGTACCCGTGCCTTTCCCAGTCTGCTGATGCCCCCAGGTCTTCGCCTGGGCGGTACCTTCAACCTGCTGACTCATATCCTGTTCGAACAATTCTTCTGGCAGCTCTTCCGGCAGCAGTTTAATCAATGGCGACAGGAAACCTTAAATCTTCCGCCGCTTACCTTGAGCAGCCCTTACAGCAGGCAAAAAAAGCAGCCGATCCCCTTTCTGTACGGCTACAGCCCCTCTGTAGTTCCCAAGCCGCCTGACTGGCCATCCTGGCTGCATGTTACCGGATACTGGTTTCTGGATTCCGCACCTGAATGGCAGCCTTCGGAAGACCTGGCCGCTTTTCTGGCCGAAGGCCCGCCGCCGGTTTATATCGGCTTTGGCAGCATGATCGACCGGAATGCCAAGTCAGTGACCCACATGGCTCTGGAAGCTCTGGTTCAATCCGGGCAGCGGGGTATCCTGCAGGCCGGGTGGACCGGCCTGGGTGAGACCGAACTGCCGGATGGAGTATTCAGGATCGAGACAAGCCCGCATGACTGGCTCTTTCCGCAAATGGCAGCCGTCGTGCATCATGGCGGTGCCGGCACGGTAGCTGCCGGCCTTCGGGCCGGGGTCCCTTCGATCATTACTCCGGCTATGGCTGACCAGCCATTCTGGGGGAAGCGGGTGGCTGAGCTTGGCGTAGGCCCAAACCCTATTCCCTACCGCAGACTGTCGGTAGAAAGACTGCTGGCTGCTATCCGCATCGCTACCGGGAACAAAGACATGCAGGAGCGGGCCGCTGCCCTGGGCAGGCGGATCCGGTCGGAAGATGGCGTAAACCGGGCGGTTTGCGCCTTCCATAGCCACCTGCCCCGGCCTCGGCGATAG
- a CDS encoding PA2779 family protein, which produces MRKSLVKDISWCLVAAMLMIGITPKVEAGFCPSELTASSRSVTFQAERDVRTIDLQKIQKVIEQKMVRERLEQLGFSQEEIQARLSQADDQQIHQLALKLDELEVGGNGLETVLLVLIIAILVVILLHLTGHKVIVTQR; this is translated from the coding sequence GTGAGGAAATCGTTGGTAAAAGATATATCATGGTGCCTGGTTGCAGCCATGCTGATGATCGGCATTACACCCAAGGTCGAGGCCGGATTTTGCCCGTCGGAACTGACCGCTTCTTCAAGGTCGGTAACTTTTCAGGCCGAAAGAGATGTCCGGACCATTGACCTGCAAAAAATCCAGAAGGTTATCGAACAAAAAATGGTCAGAGAGCGGCTTGAGCAGCTCGGTTTCAGCCAGGAGGAAATTCAGGCCCGGTTAAGTCAGGCCGACGATCAGCAGATTCACCAGCTTGCCCTGAAACTGGATGAATTGGAGGTTGGCGGCAATGGCCTGGAAACCGTGCTTCTTGTCCTCATTATCGCTATCCTGGTGGTCATTCTGCTTCATCTTACCGGCCATAAGGTCATTGTTACTCAAAGGTAG
- a CDS encoding C39 family peptidase, whose product MDALTFRSHQSAAILIFSVWLLLNSCAGIREASLTTSPRSSCLIAGVPFYRQKAHQCGPASLAGVLNYWGVNVLPRDIAREIYSESAGGTLGIDMALYARRRSLQACQYRSSPDDLKQRLGSGCPMIVMVDNGFWAFQQNHFMVIVGYDENHIIANSGDDRHKSVPLQQFMKAWERTNFWALLITPER is encoded by the coding sequence ATGGATGCTTTAACTTTCCGGAGTCATCAATCAGCGGCTATCCTGATATTCTCAGTCTGGCTGCTCCTTAACTCGTGTGCCGGTATTCGGGAGGCATCCCTCACAACATCCCCCCGGTCTTCCTGCCTGATCGCAGGGGTCCCCTTTTACCGGCAAAAGGCTCATCAGTGCGGTCCGGCATCCCTGGCCGGGGTTTTGAATTACTGGGGGGTGAATGTTCTGCCCAGAGACATCGCCCGGGAAATATACAGTGAATCAGCCGGGGGGACACTGGGTATCGATATGGCTCTTTACGCCAGGAGAAGGTCGCTGCAAGCCTGCCAGTACCGCAGCAGCCCCGACGACCTGAAACAGCGCCTGGGTTCCGGCTGCCCCATGATCGTTATGGTTGATAACGGCTTTTGGGCTTTTCAGCAGAACCACTTTATGGTCATCGTCGGCTACGATGAAAACCATATCATCGCCAATTCAGGGGATGACCGGCACAAATCCGTGCCTCTTCAACAATTTATGAAAGCCTGGGAGAGAACTAACTTCTGGGCTCTGCTCATAACTCCTGAACGGTAA
- a CDS encoding tetratricopeptide repeat protein, with amino-acid sequence MEPQRHTDAGENTKSNLVTACGLCLLLFLYGCACWPRIIILEDPLTPKEHLSLGLAYEKNGEFDQAIREYRLAARKLPIACLYLGNVYFQKNEFAESKKYYLTAIRKDPGLADAYNNLAWLYAVKGEALDQAERLALRALELRPERSTVYQDTLNRIRELRK; translated from the coding sequence ATGGAACCACAGAGGCATACAGATGCAGGGGAAAACACTAAATCAAACCTTGTGACTGCCTGCGGCCTCTGCCTGCTGCTGTTTCTCTATGGCTGTGCCTGCTGGCCAAGAATTATTATCCTGGAAGATCCGCTCACTCCGAAGGAGCATTTGAGCCTTGGCCTGGCTTACGAGAAAAACGGCGAGTTTGACCAGGCCATCAGAGAATACCGGCTGGCAGCCCGCAAGCTCCCCATTGCCTGTCTTTATCTTGGTAATGTATATTTTCAAAAGAATGAGTTTGCTGAATCGAAAAAATACTATCTGACGGCGATCCGCAAGGATCCGGGCCTGGCTGATGCGTACAACAACCTTGCCTGGCTGTACGCCGTCAAGGGTGAAGCCCTCGACCAGGCTGAGAGACTTGCTCTCAGAGCGCTGGAACTACGGCCTGAAAGGAGTACTGTCTACCAGGACACCCTGAACAGGATCAGAGAGCTCAGGAAATAG